The genomic interval TAATCCTCACTTTTTGCCTTGTTTAATTATTGGCGATAATTTAGGTCTTAATACCATATTAGGCTACAGAAAATCATTTAGTGGTACATTTTGCCGATTATGcaaaatagacaaaaaaatgAGTAATGTAACTACTTCCGCGATTCCAAATCTTAAGAGGACATATGAAAATTATAGGCTCGATGTAAATACCGGGGATCCATGTAAGACCGGTATCATAAGCGAATGcgtatttaacaaaattccttCTTTTCATGTTGTCGATAACTTGAGCGTAGACGCAATGCACGATGTATTCGAAGGAATTTGTCATTATGATTTGTCGTTTGCCatactttatttcataaataccaAAAAGTATTTCTCTTTGAAAACCCTTAATGctcgaaaacaaaatttcgactacgGGGAACTTGAAATAGGAAATATTTcacccaaaatttctataactcATCTTAAAAATAGTCATTTAAAGATGTCAGCGAAGGAAATgatgacatttttattatattttccttTAATTGTTGGCGACATGATACCAGATGATGATGAGGTgtggttatttattttaacactAATACAAATTGTAGACAAATTGCTCAAGTTTTCGGTTACGGAGTTTTCTataagttctttagaaaatctaattGAAAAACATAATAAAGATTTCATTAGGCTTTTTAAAACTAATTTGAAACCAAAATATCATTTGTTACTTCATTATCCGGAAATAATGAGAAAATGCGGACCAGTGAGGAAATTCTGGAGCTTCCAATTTGAGTCTAAACACCGCAGTTTTAAGTTGTACACACATGCTATAACTTCACgaaaaaacatatgtttttcaTTGGAGAAAAAATATCAGTTCATATTTTCAAACTATTTGCTAAACTCTTCTACAAGTAAAGATCTTGTTTTATTACAGAAAGATATAACCGTATGTGAATTAAATGATGAAATATGTGCTCAACTTAAAATACCTAAAAGAAAGTTATGTTTTTACAATAAAGTTTTGTTTAAAAACATTGTATATAAAAAGGAACTTTTTGTTGCTGAATGCGACATTGACTACCATATTTAtagaatcataaacatattttgtttggacaaccagatttatatatttggagaaaaattaaaaGACATTGTTTATTGTAGCCATTATAGAGCTTTTGAGATACACGTCAATAAAGTGGAGGGAGTCTTTGCATTCAACATCAACAATCTAATTGGACATCCAACTACAGCCATAAGAACCCATACAGGCAAATATATGATAAGAATAAAGGAGATATATTAATAGATATCAATATGGCAGCCAGTGAAGATCAATTAGAAATTCTACTCGAAAAATGGAACGTATTACATTTACTTCCCACATTAAAaggtaattataatataatatgatttaaaatttaagcttATTTAATTATTGTATTTTTCAGATGAAAATATAACGATTGATGTCTTACAAATCATTAACAGAAAACATTTAGAGGAACTCACACGAAGATTTAAATTAGGAGACAAAATAGTTTTTGAgtttaatattaataaatgGAGAGAAGAAACCGGAAAACCTATTCACGACGAATATTACTTAGACGTGGCCAATATTTCGACTTCCTCACGGAAATCTAGCTGCTCTTCAATCACATTTTCTCAGGAACCTCTGACAGAACGTTTTGACTCAAATACTGGTGTAAAGCTGTCGACAATTTTAAATCACAATAAAACTGGAAAAAGAATTTTAGAGACCTATAAAAAATACGAACATATAAATGAAGATCAACGAAATTTAATAATTACAACAATAGCTAGTTATTTTCATGCCAATGAGTTGCACATGTCTTTACAAGAAAGCTATAATttggaaaaacaaataatagaaaTGTTTCCCAATGAGAAACTCCATTCTTACCGCACCGACAGACGTGGAAAGCTATATGTAAAATACAACAACatgaaaagaaatcaaatttaccagAAAGATAGAGATGATGTTAATTTGCACAAGGGATCTAAACCTGTGGATAATATCGGTAAGATATTCAAAGAACTCAATTTTGATTTatgcatttgtagtaaatttggtatttatttttttagtttctgAAGAAAACGCAAAAGAAATAATTCATAGTCTAAAATATGATAATTTCGACcaagaacaatttttgaaaatgtggcaGTCATGCGCGAATTACCGAATACGTCAAATATTTGACGAACACGACAGCCTTAAGGATATATTTAAAGCTTGGCCACAGTATAAAGAGTGTCTTGGAGCAAAGTTGGTAAGTAACTTAATTTAAACATCcacttaatttaatatttttgctaCATGTAAATGTTAATGTTTCGTTTAGATTAACATGGACTTCGGAGTACTATATAAGGACTACACACCAATATTCGAATGGGAAACAAAACTAATATCTGTGTATAATGTGATTAAGaaggaaaaatatattaaagatgCTGGAATTAAGTCAGTTTTCGATAAAATTGATCTATCAAACGCAGGTTAGTtacgaaaaaatttaataagtaCAATTACGCATATAATTAAATAACTACTATTTATATCTATCTTTATAGCCTCAAACATG from Haematobia irritans isolate KBUSLIRL unplaced genomic scaffold, ASM5000362v1 scaffold_149, whole genome shotgun sequence carries:
- the LOC142242442 gene encoding uncharacterized protein LOC142242442, giving the protein CTICNSAFTTKSSFKRHLTKVHREVFLEKHCGSTKKLNNLPIPCEFSDVEKNIIYKKCIPKEVSIESHGGETSDPGKLGEVPVIESLFENNLKFQTGLYSINNLSRKDAENIQTSQYNLLILPLLNVFKKFADKLDLDSKQELCETIHCCNEVLNSIKSEYLLTKELKKRDLCEDLNISVIDRSGELIHKKGNLTFAEKETTMASLPLRHSFKKILQKDNLLLKIIDHMESLSKSSQFTNIVQGDMWKRKTAMYPNQLLIPYFLYSDDIELNNPLGAHSTTHSVTNFYFSFPTFPNEDTKLDHIFLAASIKSSDLQVYGIDKCLVPLVNQLIELEVTGIEINLNNGKVYNPHFLPCLIIGDNLGLNTILGYRKSFSGTFCRLCKIDKKMSNVTTSAIPNLKRTYENYRLDVNTGDPCKTGIISECVFNKIPSFHVVDNLSVDAMHDVFEGICHYDLSFAILYFINTKKYFSLKTLNARKQNFDYGELEIGNISPKISITHLKNSHLKMSAKEMMTFLLYFPLIVGDMIPDDDEVWLFILTLIQIVDKLLKFSVTEFSISSLENLIEKHNKDFIRLFKTNLKPKYHLLLHYPEIMRKCGPVRKFWSFQFESKHRSFKLYTHAITSRKNICFSLEKKYQFIFSNYLLNSSTSKDLVLLQKDITVCELNDEICAQLKIPKRNHYRAFEIHVNKVEGVFAFNINNLIGHPTTAIRTHTGKYMIRIKEIY
- the LOC142242441 gene encoding uncharacterized protein LOC142242441 (The sequence of the model RefSeq protein was modified relative to this genomic sequence to represent the inferred CDS: added 70 bases not found in genome assembly), giving the protein MAASEDQLEILLEKWNVLHLLPTLKDENITIDVLQIINRKHLEELTRRFKLGDKIVFEFNINKWREETGKPIHDEYYLDVANISTSSRKSSCSSITFSQEPLTERFDSNTGVKLSTILNHNKTGKRILETYKKYEHINEDQRNLIITTIASYFHANELHMSLQESYNLEKQIIEMFPNEKLHSYRTDRRGKLYVKYNNMKRNQIYQKDRDDVNLHKGSKPVDNIVSEENAKEIIHSLKYDNFDQEQFLKMWQSCANYRIRQIFDEHDSLKDIFKAWPQYKECLGAKLINMDFGVLYKDYTPIFEWETKLISVYNVIKKEKYIKDAGIKSVFDKIDLSNAASNMSLFMMRLIWCLHGYLYPTAKYVRRDKDGKKTYGKYTIKDSQESSIFLAESFQEVDNHLNFLEKRNENIQPFIFVVGDVNLEDSEYNYNVYLDHAMLHFADFQRALDTCFKSFFIFNLEFPGASNQFWIFVQEYFYDMKSAHTNKFSKILNILNELXXILKLVFVNIILKHWKCLIFM